A region of the Clostridium sp. AN503 genome:
TAGGAGCGGATTTCAGGCTGCAGTGCAAGGGCTGCGGGCATCAGGTGATGGTGGAGCGCAAAATGGTTGAGAAAAACACCAGAAACCTTACAAAAAATTCATGATCGTCTCTACCGCCTCCTTCACGCTGCCGTGATTTTCCAGCGTGAAGGAGGCGTATTTTTTGTAAGCCGCGATCCGGGAGGAGTACATGCGGTATAAGTCTTCCCTGGTGTTGTTCTTGACCAGCGGGCGGTCCGGCTGGCTCATGATCCGGCGGTAGCAGGTGGCAAAGTCCTGGTGGATATAGATGACAATCCCGGTTTCGGCAAGGACCCGGGCATTGCGGGGGAAGACCATCATCCCGCCGCCGGTGGAGATCACCGTATGTTCCATGGCGGCAGCCATCTGTGCGGTCTCATGCTCCCGGTCGCGGAAATACGGCTCTCCGCCTTCTGCAAACATCTGGGGGATGGTCTTGCCAAAGGTGGAGACCAGAAGCCGGTCCGTATCCACAAATGTGTAACCAAGGGCTTTTGCCAGCGGCTTGCCGATGGTGGTCTTACCGCTGCTCATAAAGCCGCAGAGTACGATGTTGGTTTTTTCTTTCTGCATAAATGCCTCCGGTGGTAGCTGAATGGATCAGGTAAATAAAATCT
Encoded here:
- a CDS encoding shikimate kinase — encoded protein: MQKEKTNIVLCGFMSSGKTTIGKPLAKALGYTFVDTDRLLVSTFGKTIPQMFAEGGEPYFRDREHETAQMAAAMEHTVISTGGGMMVFPRNARVLAETGIVIYIHQDFATCYRRIMSQPDRPLVKNNTREDLYRMYSSRIAAYKKYASFTLENHGSVKEAVETIMNFL
- a CDS encoding DUF951 domain-containing protein; amino-acid sequence: MERKWNYEVGDVVKLKKPHPCGSHEWEILRVGADFRLQCKGCGHQVMVERKMVEKNTRNLTKNS